From the genome of Kaistella daneshvariae, one region includes:
- the gmk gene encoding guanylate kinase, with product MKEKVIIFSAPSGSGKTTLVKHCLSRFPELAFSISCTTRAARGTEENGIDYHFITAEVFRQKIGENAFVEFEEVYTDKFYGTLKSEVERIWAAGKTVIFDVDVQGGISLKNYFGEKALSIFIMPPSVADLELRLIARGTDDLETIKMRVEKATEEISFKDEFDEIVVNDQLEVAKHKVEQLLQNFLNS from the coding sequence TTGAAAGAAAAAGTAATCATATTTTCAGCACCTTCCGGCAGCGGAAAAACAACTTTGGTAAAACATTGCCTTTCGCGCTTTCCGGAGCTGGCCTTTTCCATTTCGTGTACAACGCGCGCCGCGAGAGGAACCGAAGAAAACGGCATCGATTATCATTTCATTACTGCGGAAGTTTTCCGCCAGAAAATTGGTGAAAATGCTTTTGTGGAATTTGAGGAAGTGTATACCGATAAATTTTACGGAACTTTAAAATCCGAAGTTGAAAGAATTTGGGCTGCGGGCAAAACCGTAATTTTCGATGTTGATGTGCAGGGCGGAATTTCACTAAAAAACTATTTCGGCGAAAAAGCGCTTTCTATATTTATTATGCCGCCATCTGTTGCAGATCTGGAACTTCGCCTGATCGCGCGCGGCACCGATGATTTGGAAACCATAAAAATGCGTGTCGAAAAAGCCACCGAAGAAATTTCCTTCAAAGACGAATTTGATGAAATTGTGGTGAACGACCAGCTGGAAGTCGCAAAACATAAAGTAGAGCAACTGCTGCAAAATTTTCTGAACTCATGA
- a CDS encoding DUF3822 family protein, which translates to MENLKLLFTKGGIQYQIQRQKNVLKEEILLCGDENPEEFCNVQLERILKLQKFKEIKVISALNHFTMMPEGFSQHDFGFDLIAYNAPVNKENEELMLALNKKFGVQFYYAFPKAFYQQIKSLAVPAKFNFSGEEFLSRISVKNKKEIHINLYHQQCEFFAFDHKKVILYNNLDVNSEVDFLYFIMFTLSKIGFGIDETQFFVYGETTENETFISELKKFVKKLKINFDNIPQKSFMLR; encoded by the coding sequence ATGGAAAATCTCAAACTACTTTTCACTAAAGGCGGCATTCAATACCAAATTCAGCGGCAAAAAAACGTGCTCAAAGAAGAAATTTTGCTTTGCGGCGACGAAAATCCCGAAGAATTTTGCAACGTTCAGCTGGAGCGAATTTTAAAGCTGCAAAAATTTAAAGAAATAAAGGTGATTTCGGCGCTCAATCATTTTACCATGATGCCGGAAGGGTTTTCACAACACGATTTCGGTTTTGATTTAATAGCGTACAACGCGCCTGTTAACAAAGAAAACGAAGAATTGATGTTGGCGCTGAATAAAAAGTTCGGTGTTCAGTTTTATTACGCTTTCCCGAAGGCTTTTTATCAGCAGATAAAATCTTTGGCGGTTCCAGCGAAATTTAATTTTTCAGGTGAAGAATTTTTGAGCCGAATTTCGGTGAAAAATAAGAAAGAAATTCACATTAATTTGTATCATCAGCAATGCGAATTTTTTGCGTTTGATCATAAAAAAGTCATACTTTACAATAATTTAGATGTAAATTCCGAGGTAGATTTTCTGTATTTCATCATGTTTACTTTAAGCAAAATTGGTTTCGGAATAGATGAAACACAGTTTTTCGTTTACGGAGAAACTACAGAAAATGAAACTTTTATTTCCGAACTCAAAAAATTCGTCAAAAAGCTCAAAATAAATTTTGATAATATTCCGCAGAAGAGTTTTATGCTTCGGTAA
- the hemW gene encoding radical SAM family heme chaperone HemW: MIYFHIPFCKQKCSYCNFHFSTSLKYKDEMVSALKKEIFLRKDELENRNLRSVYFGGGTPSLLSVDELQSLIDEVLKYFSFDEKIEITLEANPDDLDAEFLKALAKTPFNRLSIGTQSFFNEDLQLMNRAHNAGEAEDSIKRAQDFGFENISIDLIYGSPTSNLGIWKKNLEKTIELQVPHISSYALTVEPKTALNAWISQGKVAAPKETDQHQEFFFMTEFLKKNGFDHYEISNFGKPGFRSKHNSAYWKYGEYLGIGPSAHSYNGRNERSWNVANNPQYIQTLTQNKLAKETEILTEKDQYNEMLMIGLRTSWGVDLILLKEKITAELWEYFENVIKEKLQSGLLEISENHLRIPEKNWFLADGIASDLFYVE, from the coding sequence TTGATTTACTTTCACATTCCGTTCTGCAAACAAAAATGCAGTTACTGTAACTTTCATTTTTCCACTTCTTTAAAGTATAAAGATGAAATGGTTTCCGCTTTGAAAAAAGAAATTTTTCTCAGAAAAGATGAGCTTGAAAACCGGAATCTACGATCTGTTTATTTCGGTGGTGGAACGCCGTCGCTTTTAAGTGTAGATGAGCTCCAGTCCTTAATTGATGAGGTTTTGAAATATTTCAGCTTTGATGAAAAAATTGAAATCACCCTGGAAGCCAATCCCGATGATTTGGACGCGGAATTTCTGAAAGCTTTGGCAAAAACGCCTTTTAACCGGCTTTCCATTGGAACACAAAGTTTTTTTAATGAAGATCTTCAACTGATGAACCGCGCGCACAATGCCGGTGAAGCGGAAGATTCCATTAAAAGGGCGCAGGATTTTGGTTTTGAAAATATCAGCATCGATTTAATTTACGGTTCACCTACTTCCAATCTTGGAATTTGGAAGAAAAACCTGGAAAAAACCATTGAACTTCAGGTTCCACATATTTCTTCCTACGCTTTGACCGTAGAACCGAAAACCGCTTTAAATGCCTGGATTTCTCAGGGAAAAGTCGCGGCTCCAAAAGAAACCGATCAGCATCAGGAATTTTTTTTCATGACTGAATTTCTGAAAAAAAATGGTTTCGACCATTACGAAATTTCAAATTTTGGAAAGCCAGGTTTTCGTTCCAAACACAATTCCGCTTACTGGAAATATGGTGAATATTTGGGAATCGGACCTTCGGCGCATTCCTATAACGGCAGAAATGAAAGGAGCTGGAATGTGGCGAATAACCCGCAATATATTCAGACATTAACCCAAAATAAACTGGCGAAAGAAACGGAGATTTTAACCGAAAAAGACCAGTATAATGAAATGCTGATGATTGGTCTGCGCACGAGTTGGGGCGTGGATTTAATTTTGCTAAAGGAAAAAATCACCGCGGAATTATGGGAATATTTTGAAAATGTCATTAAAGAAAAACTGCAGTCGGGGCTTTTAGAAATTTCCGAAAATCACCTCAGAATACCGGAAAAAAACTGGTTTCTGGCCGACGGAATCGCGAGCGATTTGTTTTATGTGGAGTAG
- a CDS encoding PorP/SprF family type IX secretion system membrane protein, which yields MKKFGFLFFTLVFFATGKSQETLPYYQQYLLDGDFLFNPALYGKTDDVVLNLNYQKQFSNFEQSPNVQSIGLHANVIDRVGAGLTFFKDQNGPISSNGITAGGSYFIPLDDDGERKNQFSFGTAVNFYNMNFDLSMLNPAEPGDPLLTNDSIFLIYANLGLAVTYRNFFAGASVNDIALTNDIPIVNGIEPEPTKYLLNLGYDYYISDELYVSPSVLLNLNTNSSRFVDINLMATAQSDENSFSAGASFRSGLNKYGNQTLALSPVVKGTVNRFTFGASYNFGLSDIQQYAGSSFMLSIGYKFDNFINSRGYRY from the coding sequence ATGAAAAAATTTGGTTTCTTATTTTTCACCCTTGTTTTTTTCGCGACCGGAAAAAGCCAGGAAACCCTGCCGTATTATCAGCAATACCTTTTAGACGGGGATTTTCTATTTAATCCGGCGCTTTACGGTAAGACGGATGATGTGGTGCTGAATTTAAATTACCAAAAACAGTTTTCAAATTTCGAGCAGTCGCCCAACGTGCAGTCCATTGGTCTTCATGCGAATGTAATCGATCGGGTGGGCGCAGGTTTGACATTTTTTAAGGACCAAAACGGACCCATTTCTTCAAACGGAATTACCGCTGGTGGGTCTTATTTTATTCCTTTGGATGATGATGGCGAACGCAAAAACCAGTTTTCCTTTGGTACTGCTGTCAATTTTTATAATATGAATTTTGACCTTTCCATGCTCAATCCCGCGGAGCCCGGCGACCCGCTTCTGACCAATGATTCCATATTTTTGATTTACGCCAACTTAGGTCTTGCGGTAACTTACCGAAACTTTTTTGCGGGAGCCTCGGTAAACGATATTGCACTGACCAACGATATTCCAATTGTGAACGGAATAGAGCCCGAACCAACAAAGTATTTGCTGAACCTTGGTTACGACTATTATATCAGTGATGAACTGTATGTAAGTCCTTCGGTTTTGCTTAATTTAAATACCAATTCATCACGCTTTGTGGACATCAATTTAATGGCGACCGCGCAATCTGATGAAAATTCGTTTTCGGCAGGTGCAAGTTTCCGCAGTGGGCTTAATAAGTACGGTAACCAAACTTTAGCACTTTCACCGGTGGTTAAAGGCACGGTAAACCGCTTCACCTTTGGTGCGAGCTATAATTTTGGTCTGTCGGATATTCAGCAATATGCGGGCAGCAGTTTTATGCTCAGCATCGGTTATAAATTTGATAATTTTATCAATTCCAGAGGGTACCGATATTAA
- a CDS encoding DUF6370 family protein, with the protein MKKLIMIFMLMCSVTIFAQKIQNQTVDAACGKCIFKLKSDKGCAMAVKIDGKIYHVEGLDKKTFGDAHAADGYCKMMKKAVVSGEIKKDKFYATSFKYVD; encoded by the coding sequence ATGAAAAAATTAATAATGATTTTTATGCTGATGTGTTCCGTGACGATTTTCGCGCAGAAAATTCAGAATCAAACGGTGGACGCGGCGTGCGGAAAATGTATTTTTAAATTGAAAAGCGACAAGGGTTGTGCAATGGCGGTGAAAATCGACGGTAAAATTTACCACGTTGAAGGGCTGGATAAGAAAACTTTTGGTGACGCGCACGCAGCCGACGGTTACTGCAAAATGATGAAAAAAGCAGTGGTAAGCGGCGAAATTAAAAAAGATAAATTCTACGCGACAAGCTTTAAATACGTCGATTAA
- the murI gene encoding glutamate racemase encodes MKTPDFSHLSADQPIGIFDSGVGGLTIAKEIKRLLPQENLIYFGDTKHLPYGEKSREAIIGYSTKITSFLLEKNCKAIVIACNSATANALKEVLELVNHKVPVIDVINPVAEKVSYEIHNNVGVIATKATVSSGLYRKTIRKHNKFIKVDELATPLLVPAIEEGFKNHPITHAIVYNYLSNSKLKNIETLILGCTHYPLLLNEIKQFYGNRVRVIDSPSIIANQVKIILEKHRLLNKDNGEPTYQFYLSDITKNFEKISRKFFGNSIDLELKVL; translated from the coding sequence TTGAAAACTCCAGATTTCAGTCATCTTTCGGCAGACCAGCCCATCGGTATTTTTGATTCCGGTGTCGGCGGACTGACCATCGCAAAGGAAATTAAACGCCTTTTACCCCAGGAAAATCTGATTTACTTCGGAGACACGAAGCATTTGCCCTACGGTGAAAAATCCCGTGAAGCGATCATTGGCTATTCCACAAAAATTACCTCTTTTTTGCTGGAAAAAAACTGTAAAGCCATTGTTATTGCGTGCAATTCGGCCACTGCCAATGCGCTGAAAGAAGTTTTAGAACTGGTGAATCATAAGGTTCCGGTTATCGACGTCATCAATCCGGTTGCGGAAAAAGTGTCATACGAAATCCATAACAATGTCGGTGTGATTGCGACAAAAGCTACCGTTTCATCAGGCCTGTATCGGAAAACCATCCGCAAGCACAATAAATTCATTAAGGTTGATGAGCTGGCAACGCCGCTTTTGGTGCCGGCGATTGAGGAAGGTTTTAAAAATCATCCCATTACCCACGCAATTGTTTACAACTATTTGAGCAACAGTAAGTTGAAAAATATTGAAACTCTGATTTTAGGTTGTACGCATTATCCGCTTTTGCTGAATGAAATCAAACAGTTTTACGGCAACCGCGTGCGCGTCATCGATTCGCCAAGTATTATCGCCAATCAGGTGAAAATAATTCTGGAAAAACACCGTTTGCTGAATAAAGACAATGGCGAGCCGACGTACCAATTTTACCTTTCGGATATCACCAAAAATTTCGAGAAAATATCCCGGAAATTCTTTGGAAACTCCATTGATCTGGAGCTGAAAGTTCTTTAA
- a CDS encoding YicC/YloC family endoribonuclease: MILSMTGFGRSEGVFEGKKITVDLKSLNSKSFDLNIKIPFRYKEKEYELRKLLNDRVQRGKVDCYVNLESLSEVSETTVNEALVKSYMAELKKLAADGPEFEYLKMAVRMPDAIASKSEDLTEEEWNFLLHLVKEALENFGNFRQTEGKILQDELTRNINNIENYLSQVEPYEEVRMDAVKERYRKSLSEFEQLDETRFYQEMAYYTEKLDIAEEKVRLAQHLKYYKEVMQQESFNGKKLGFISQEIGREINTLGSKASHAEIQKLVVMMKDDLEKVKEQTLNVL, encoded by the coding sequence ATGATTTTATCAATGACCGGCTTTGGCCGAAGTGAGGGCGTTTTCGAAGGTAAAAAAATTACCGTAGATCTGAAATCGCTCAACAGCAAATCATTTGACCTCAACATTAAAATTCCTTTTCGCTACAAAGAAAAAGAATATGAACTTAGAAAATTATTGAATGACCGCGTGCAGCGCGGAAAAGTAGATTGCTACGTAAACCTGGAGTCGCTGAGCGAAGTTTCGGAAACCACCGTAAACGAAGCTTTGGTGAAATCCTACATGGCAGAATTGAAAAAACTCGCCGCAGACGGGCCAGAATTTGAGTACCTGAAAATGGCAGTCAGAATGCCGGATGCCATCGCTTCCAAATCTGAAGATTTAACGGAAGAAGAATGGAATTTTCTTTTGCATCTCGTGAAAGAAGCTTTAGAAAATTTTGGAAATTTCCGCCAAACAGAAGGGAAAATTTTACAGGACGAGCTCACGCGCAATATCAATAATATTGAAAATTATCTTTCGCAGGTGGAACCTTATGAAGAAGTACGCATGGATGCCGTGAAAGAGCGCTACCGAAAATCGCTGAGTGAATTTGAGCAGCTGGACGAAACGCGTTTTTACCAGGAAATGGCGTATTACACCGAAAAACTGGACATCGCGGAAGAAAAAGTTCGGCTCGCGCAACACCTTAAATATTATAAGGAAGTCATGCAGCAGGAAAGTTTCAACGGTAAAAAACTCGGATTTATTTCCCAGGAAATCGGTCGCGAAATCAATACACTTGGTTCCAAAGCCAGCCACGCTGAAATTCAGAAACTTGTCGTCATGATGAAAGATGACCTGGAAAAAGTGAAAGAACAAACTTTAAACGTGCTTTAA
- a CDS encoding RluA family pseudouridine synthase codes for MITDEHEDFSDDELIASETETEAEGLFEHLSLKVDKGQAPLRIDKYLQIFRQNSSRNKISQTCRAGNVVVNGKAVKQNYKVKPGDEISVLLTHPPRQNLIIPQDLPINIVYEDDDVVVVDKDAGMVVHPGHGNYDGTLVNALAYHFEKNGVKSDLDRVGLVHRIDKDTSGLLVIAKTEYALSFLAKQFFDRTTKRLYWAFVWGNLEEDSGTITGNIGRHLKNRMQMAVFEDGSLGKHAVTHYKVLERFRYMTWVECKLETGRTHQIRAHFKHIGHTLFNDERYEGHQVLKGINLPKYKQFIKNVFEVLPRHALHAHTLGFIHPTTKKEMYFESPMPKDMDEALQKWRKYLES; via the coding sequence ATGATTACAGACGAACACGAAGATTTTTCCGATGACGAACTGATTGCCTCCGAAACCGAAACGGAAGCCGAAGGTCTTTTTGAACATCTTTCACTGAAGGTGGATAAAGGCCAGGCGCCCCTCCGAATTGATAAATATTTGCAGATTTTTCGGCAAAATTCTTCACGAAATAAAATTTCGCAGACGTGCCGTGCCGGAAATGTGGTGGTGAATGGAAAAGCAGTTAAGCAAAATTATAAAGTAAAACCGGGTGACGAAATTTCAGTGCTTTTAACGCACCCACCGCGCCAAAACTTGATTATTCCGCAGGATCTTCCTATCAACATCGTTTATGAAGATGATGATGTAGTTGTAGTAGATAAAGATGCCGGAATGGTGGTACATCCCGGACACGGAAATTATGACGGAACTTTGGTGAATGCGCTGGCTTACCATTTTGAAAAAAACGGAGTGAAGTCTGATTTAGACCGCGTAGGACTGGTTCACCGGATCGACAAAGATACCTCGGGACTTCTGGTCATTGCAAAAACGGAATATGCCTTAAGTTTTCTGGCGAAACAGTTTTTCGACCGCACCACCAAAAGACTGTACTGGGCTTTTGTTTGGGGAAATCTGGAAGAAGATTCCGGAACGATTACCGGAAATATCGGCAGACATCTGAAAAACCGGATGCAGATGGCGGTTTTCGAAGACGGAAGTCTGGGCAAGCACGCCGTCACGCATTACAAAGTGCTGGAGCGCTTCCGCTATATGACCTGGGTGGAATGTAAGCTGGAAACCGGCCGCACGCACCAAATTCGGGCGCATTTCAAGCATATTGGTCATACCTTATTTAATGATGAACGGTATGAAGGTCACCAGGTTTTAAAAGGAATTAACCTTCCCAAATACAAACAGTTCATCAAAAATGTTTTTGAAGTTTTGCCCCGTCATGCGCTGCACGCACATACACTCGGCTTTATTCATCCCACCACGAAAAAAGAAATGTATTTCGAAAGTCCCATGCCTAAAGACATGGACGAAGCTTTACAGAAATGGCGCAAATATTTAGAATCCTAA
- the nadA gene encoding quinolinate synthase NadA, whose translation MSTENLNKAKANLPVRGFLNIDDLIIPQGDDLVQAILDLKKEKNAVILAHYYQPPAIQDIADYLGDSLQLARAAKDTDADMIAFCGVHFMAEAAKILNPTKKVVLPDTQAGCSLADGCSGEGLRAMRAKHPDALIATYINCNAETKAESDIIVTSSNAETIIRSLPTDRPIIFAPDKNLGRFLMKKTGRDMILWDGTCIVHEAFSMERIAQQLAENPHAKLIAHPESESAVLDLAHFVGSTSALLNFVEKDDAQEFIVATEEGILHEMKKRAPHKKLMPALVFDESCNCSECFYMKRNTLEKLYLCMKYELPEITMDEELRLKALKPIEKMLELSTTIK comes from the coding sequence ATGAGCACCGAAAATTTAAATAAAGCCAAAGCCAATCTTCCCGTTCGCGGATTTCTGAATATTGATGACCTCATCATTCCGCAAGGCGACGATTTGGTGCAGGCGATTCTGGACCTCAAAAAAGAAAAAAACGCCGTTATTCTGGCACATTATTACCAGCCGCCGGCAATCCAAGATATTGCAGATTATCTTGGCGATTCGCTTCAGCTCGCGCGCGCCGCAAAAGATACCGACGCAGATATGATCGCTTTTTGTGGAGTACACTTCATGGCGGAAGCTGCGAAAATATTAAATCCAACTAAAAAAGTAGTCCTACCCGACACGCAAGCCGGTTGTTCGCTTGCCGACGGCTGTAGCGGTGAAGGTTTACGTGCCATGCGCGCGAAACATCCCGACGCGCTTATCGCCACTTACATCAACTGTAACGCCGAAACCAAGGCAGAATCCGACATTATTGTAACGAGTTCCAATGCGGAAACCATCATCCGTTCGTTACCCACGGACCGACCAATTATTTTCGCGCCGGACAAAAACCTCGGCAGATTTCTCATGAAAAAGACCGGCCGCGACATGATTCTCTGGGACGGCACCTGCATCGTGCACGAAGCTTTTTCTATGGAAAGAATCGCGCAGCAACTCGCAGAAAATCCACACGCCAAACTTATCGCACACCCGGAAAGTGAAAGCGCCGTGCTGGATCTCGCACATTTCGTCGGTTCCACTTCCGCACTGTTGAATTTCGTGGAAAAAGACGATGCACAGGAATTTATCGTGGCGACAGAAGAAGGCATTTTACACGAAATGAAAAAACGCGCGCCACACAAAAAACTCATGCCCGCGCTGGTTTTCGACGAATCCTGCAACTGCTCCGAATGTTTTTACATGAAGAGAAACACGCTTGAAAAGCTTTATTTATGCATGAAATACGAGCTGCCGGAAATCACGATGGACGAAGAACTTCGCCTGAAAGCGCTGAAACCCATTGAAAAAATGCTGGAACTTTCAACCACGATTAAGTAA
- the folB gene encoding dihydroneopterin aldolase has translation MTSKIFIEDLKIFGYHGVLPEETILGTYYILNVEVHADLWKAVGTDDLADTINYAEINDIIHQEMKINSKLMEHVAGRILKNIKLKFPQVKFLKIKITKTNPPMKGEMKGVSIEIENEF, from the coding sequence ATGACCTCAAAAATATTTATAGAAGACCTGAAAATTTTCGGTTATCACGGCGTTTTACCCGAAGAAACCATTCTCGGCACTTATTATATTCTGAATGTCGAAGTTCATGCGGATCTTTGGAAAGCCGTCGGCACCGATGATTTGGCAGATACCATTAATTATGCTGAAATCAACGATATTATTCATCAGGAAATGAAAATTAATTCAAAACTCATGGAACATGTTGCGGGCAGAATTCTGAAAAACATCAAACTGAAATTTCCGCAGGTAAAATTCCTCAAAATCAAAATCACCAAAACCAATCCGCCGATGAAAGGCGAAATGAAAGGCGTCAGCATTGAAATTGAAAATGAATTTTAG
- a CDS encoding Smr/MutS family protein, translated as MKIGDKISVLDDNMKGKITALNGKKITVEDEHGFSHIFYENEIVLHNPEIYQQIKTVQKEEFSKPKSKKHAKQPLILDLHFENFGKNSGKIDAFERIFLQKEKLLKTLDFCRQNNLKRLEIIHGIGDGVLQQMVHDVLESQTNLEFHNKEILHHQSGTVLVYFR; from the coding sequence ATGAAAATCGGCGACAAAATTTCAGTCCTTGATGACAACATGAAAGGAAAAATTACCGCTTTAAACGGCAAAAAAATTACCGTTGAGGATGAACACGGCTTTTCCCACATCTTTTACGAAAATGAAATTGTGCTGCACAATCCCGAAATTTATCAGCAGATTAAAACGGTCCAGAAAGAAGAATTTTCCAAACCAAAATCGAAAAAGCATGCAAAACAGCCCTTAATCCTTGATTTACATTTCGAAAACTTCGGGAAGAATTCCGGAAAAATTGATGCTTTTGAACGGATATTTTTACAAAAAGAAAAACTGCTAAAAACGCTCGATTTTTGCCGTCAAAATAATTTAAAAAGACTCGAAATTATCCATGGAATTGGCGACGGCGTCCTGCAGCAAATGGTTCACGACGTGCTGGAAAGCCAGACCAATCTGGAGTTTCACAATAAAGAAATACTGCACCATCAGTCGGGTACAGTATTGGTTTATTTTCGTTAA
- a CDS encoding PASTA domain-containing protein, with protein MLKSLFHWKVLVNFLVAAAVFVGLVWLTFRWLEVHTNHGEEIPVPNVMNRSVHEAIKILDDAGLEYEVDSFKYDPKYRPFQVLQIYPSAGSRVKDGRTIVLKVNPRTYAQVSVPDVLDRYKGLAFRQLEQVGLKVGDTIYEPSIQRDAVLRLLYNGNSIKPGSLLPRFSTVDLVIGAGPQRNITIPNVVGLTVQEAKAIIKQNLFEVGLVEYEDGNGDESDIVYYQDPAPGDVRDQGMQIDIWASKKTPAEMGKKISELNSLYRIKIDMNAPVYIDEGADYIPPAPQRREPSQDVPRPTIPAETTPKVEAPKPSTETKPKTTDTKTTTPKSTAPKTEEKAKAKKVVVE; from the coding sequence ATGCTAAAATCGCTTTTCCATTGGAAAGTTCTGGTTAATTTTCTGGTTGCGGCAGCAGTTTTCGTAGGATTGGTTTGGCTTACTTTCCGGTGGTTGGAGGTTCATACCAATCACGGCGAAGAAATCCCGGTTCCCAATGTGATGAACCGTTCCGTACACGAAGCGATCAAGATTTTAGATGATGCGGGCCTGGAATATGAAGTGGACAGCTTTAAATACGACCCGAAATATCGGCCGTTTCAGGTTTTGCAAATTTATCCTTCGGCAGGTTCGCGGGTGAAAGACGGCAGAACCATTGTTTTAAAAGTAAATCCAAGAACGTATGCGCAGGTTTCTGTTCCCGATGTTTTAGACCGATATAAAGGATTGGCTTTCCGCCAGTTGGAGCAGGTGGGTTTAAAAGTGGGCGACACCATTTATGAGCCGAGCATCCAGCGCGATGCTGTTTTGCGATTGCTTTATAACGGAAATTCGATAAAGCCAGGAAGCCTTCTTCCTCGTTTTTCTACCGTTGATTTGGTGATCGGCGCCGGCCCACAGCGAAATATTACCATACCAAATGTGGTGGGACTTACCGTGCAGGAAGCGAAAGCCATCATCAAGCAAAATCTTTTTGAAGTTGGACTGGTAGAATACGAAGACGGAAACGGAGACGAATCAGATATAGTATATTATCAGGATCCTGCGCCGGGCGATGTGCGCGACCAGGGAATGCAGATTGATATTTGGGCGAGCAAAAAAACTCCGGCAGAAATGGGCAAAAAAATCTCTGAATTGAATTCCCTTTACCGCATTAAAATTGATATGAACGCACCAGTCTATATCGATGAAGGAGCGGATTATATTCCGCCGGCTCCACAAAGACGCGAACCTTCGCAGGACGTTCCAAGACCAACAATTCCTGCCGAAACAACGCCGAAAGTGGAAGCGCCAAAGCCTTCTACTGAAACAAAACCAAAAACAACAGACACCAAAACTACAACGCCAAAATCTACGGCACCAAAAACCGAAGAAAAAGCAAAAGCCAAAAAAGTGGTGGTGGAGTAA
- a CDS encoding NAD(P)-binding domain-containing protein — protein sequence MRIAIIGAGWVGSKLAEFLTKKNYHVIATTTSPEKILPLQKVATEVHLLNFSQNPDFSVLESVDMAIFSMPISRNSWFVGFQKLKTEFPKTLLFSSTGIYPQEKEIFTEENTGNLRSDISAAETLVRNQYPQTNILRLGGLMGGDRSLQNIFKNREPENPDKAANYIHYQDILAVVELFINSERKGETYNLVAPEHPTIAEILHPEKTKKSTEKQRIISSEKLIRDFNYQFLHPNPKNF from the coding sequence ATGAGAATAGCAATTATCGGCGCCGGCTGGGTAGGTTCGAAACTCGCAGAATTTCTGACCAAAAAAAATTACCACGTCATCGCCACCACCACTTCACCGGAAAAAATCTTACCGCTGCAAAAGGTCGCGACGGAAGTTCACCTTTTGAACTTCTCCCAAAATCCGGATTTCAGCGTTTTAGAGTCCGTAGATATGGCGATTTTCAGCATGCCGATTTCACGAAATTCCTGGTTTGTAGGTTTTCAAAAACTCAAAACTGAGTTCCCGAAAACTTTACTTTTCAGCTCCACCGGAATTTATCCGCAGGAAAAAGAAATTTTTACCGAAGAAAACACCGGAAATTTAAGATCCGACATCAGCGCCGCGGAAACTTTGGTCAGAAATCAATATCCACAAACCAATATTTTGCGTTTGGGTGGTTTAATGGGCGGCGACCGATCCCTGCAAAACATCTTCAAAAACCGCGAACCTGAAAATCCGGATAAAGCAGCAAATTATATACATTACCAAGATATTTTAGCGGTGGTAGAACTTTTCATCAATTCCGAAAGAAAAGGTGAAACCTACAATTTGGTCGCGCCGGAACATCCCACAATTGCTGAAATTTTACATCCGGAAAAAACCAAAAAAAGCACCGAGAAGCAGCGAATAATTTCTTCGGAAAAATTAATCCGCGATTTCAATTATCAATTCCTTCATCCAAATCCGAAAAATTTTTAA
- a CDS encoding four helix bundle protein yields the protein MSFKFEKLIIWQDSMIFGEKIFQISSEFPADEKFNLISQIRRATDSIALNIAEGSILQSNLEFKRFLGYSIRSLAEVVTCLYKAKYRNYISEENFTELYNESYKIINHIIAFRNKLN from the coding sequence ATGAGTTTTAAATTTGAGAAATTGATTATTTGGCAAGATTCAATGATCTTTGGAGAAAAAATTTTTCAGATTTCCAGTGAATTTCCAGCAGACGAAAAATTTAATCTAATTTCACAAATTCGACGCGCGACCGATTCAATTGCTTTAAATATTGCGGAAGGTTCTATTTTACAAAGCAACTTAGAATTTAAGCGGTTTTTAGGATACTCAATTCGGTCACTGGCAGAGGTTGTAACTTGCCTTTACAAAGCAAAATATCGGAATTATATTTCCGAAGAAAATTTTACTGAATTGTACAACGAATCTTATAAAATAATTAATCATATTATTGCCTTTCGGAACAAGTTAAATTAA